The following DNA comes from Phormidium ambiguum IAM M-71.
TGCCTCATTATGCTATGAGTGGCGGTACAATGTTGGCATTAGCAGCTGATGAAATTGTGATGGATGCTAATGCTGTTTTAGGCCCAGTCGATCCCCAATTAGGCAATTTTCCCGCAGCTAGCATCCTGAAAGTGGTAGCAGATAAGCCGATTAGCGAAGTAGACGATCAAACATTAATCATGGCAGATTTGTCTGGTAAAGCAATTAACCAAGTGCAAAAATTTGTGCGAACTTTACTCAAAGACAATATTCCCAAACAGAAAGTTTCTCAGGAAAATATTGAACCGATTGTTGAGGCTTTAACTACGGGAAAAGTTACTCATGATTATCCAATTACCGTAGAAGAAGCTACGGAATTAGGTTTACCAATTACTGTTGGCTTGCCGAACGCTATTTACAATTTAATGGAATTGTATCCCCAATCTCAGGGGGGCAAACCTTCCGTAATGTATATTCCTATGCCTTACGAAAATCGTCCAGCCTTACCTGAACCAAAAGGCAGACCTTTACCGGAAAATGGTCAAATTTAACTGTACATAATTTTAGGCTTTTTACTTTGTCCTACAAGCTACAAGATGCTGAATTCAAAGGGATAAAGGGTGAGAGAATATTAACATCTTACCCTTTTCTCTTTCCTTTTTTTCTGGAGTATTAATCATGACACAAACCAAAAAATTAACCATTAAAAAGAAAAGATTATCTGCAAAACTGTTATTTGAAAGAGTGATGGCTGCGATCGCCATAACCAACCTCACCTTAGTTATATTTGATTTAACATACATACCCTGGCGAAATTTCTGGCTACAAGGCAATATCAGAGTAAGTACTTTAACAATTAAAGTTCCTTTACCTCCTATTACTAAATGGTACGATCCAGTTAAAGGAATTGAACCTAATAGAGATACACAACGTTATCTAAATACAGTAAATCAACTAGAAAAAAAAATATTAGAAGCTGGATTACAATCAACTGAAGTGACAAGTTTGCTAGCAGACTTGCGCCTGCAAAGTATAGAAATAATCGACACCAATCCTTTTGTCATTGCCAACAAAACAGGAACGCTAGAAAAAATCAAAAATCGGATGCGTCAGCATCTTGATAATGAATCGGCAAAAGATGCGTTTCAGGAATTTTGGAGTTATGGCTTTTTATCTAAAAGAGATTGGCAACAAGAGTTAGCTTATTTTAGAACCGAAATTCAACCTTTATTTGAAACTAATTACTTCCGTCCCATTGGCGAAGATGGCAGACCAGTTGACTTTTTCTTTAAATATATTGATAGGATATTTTTTCTAATTTTTAGTATTGAATTAATCGCCAGAGTAATTTACATTAGCCGTACCTATAAAAGTGTAAGTTGGCGCGAAGCAATTCTTTGGAGATGGTATGACATATTTTTGCTGTTACCGTTTTGGCGCTTTTTAAGAGCTATTTCAGTTTACATGAGACTACAAGATTGTGAAATTCCAAGTTTTAATAAGTTACAACGAAGAATCAACCAAATTTTCATTGCCAATTTTGCTGAAGAAATTATTGAAGTGGTCATAGTAGGAGTAATTGAGCAAATGAAAAATTCAATTCGGCGAGGAGATTTAAATAATTGGTTAATTAGCAACCAAAATCGACCTTATATTGACTTGAATAATATTGATGAAATAGCAGAACTGAGTAACATAGTAGTCAAATTATCTATTTACCGAATTTTGCCGAAAGTGCAGCCAGAAATAGAAGCGTTACTTCAGCATAATATAGAAAGTGTATTGCAAAACTTA
Coding sequences within:
- a CDS encoding SDH family Clp fold serine proteinase; its protein translation is MNFSFFDIFWVILLLSSLQPIWQRRRVEFQRIQTIKDFERQRNSRAILLIHRQESINFLGIPLSRYITIEDSEQVLRAIRLTPPETPIDLILHTPGGLVLATEQIARALIRHPSKVTVFVPHYAMSGGTMLALAADEIVMDANAVLGPVDPQLGNFPAASILKVVADKPISEVDDQTLIMADLSGKAINQVQKFVRTLLKDNIPKQKVSQENIEPIVEALTTGKVTHDYPITVEEATELGLPITVGLPNAIYNLMELYPQSQGGKPSVMYIPMPYENRPALPEPKGRPLPENGQI